The Mobula birostris isolate sMobBir1 chromosome 1, sMobBir1.hap1, whole genome shotgun sequence sequence tgttccaagcatcttggagttcttctgcagactttggttgTCTcgtttgcttctgtctctccaggtaatcccataCAGCCGCAATGTTGTTGAAATCAGGGTTCTGTGGAGGCAATACtatttgtcaccatataaaacaggggttcccaaacttcttTATGCCGTGGACTCCCTATTATTAACTGAGAGGTCCATGTACCCCAGGTTGAGAGCTCCTGATAGAAAAAagtctagggtgcctaagacttatgCACAGTGCTGTACATGGACATAAAAGGTTTATAGGAATAATGAGACAAACACAGGCACATTGGACTAGCTCATGAAGACAACTTGGTTAGTAGCGATGAGTTGGGACACggtcctgtttctatgctgtataactcAATGACTCTATTTCATTCCCACTGAATCAACCAGATAAGGTTATGAAGGGCAGTTTCATACATAGCTGTTTAATCAATTGCACTACAGGGTGCACTGGCTGATCTCCAGATGAAACCAAGTCTAGCCAATGTACCGGTCCTGGTGCAGGAATATTTTATACCAACTTTCGTTTCATAGAGACTgtcaaaaaaaatcactgctttaaTATAAGAAACTCTAACCTGTGCACAGCAGCATTCCACAATAAGTAATGAACGGAAAAAACATCTTGGGGCAATGTTGGTTGAGGGCTAATTACCTATTGCACTAACATAAGGGCTTCAATCCTGTTTCCAAAACAGTGCGCTGTCATCATTTATATACAAATCAGGTTTATGTTGCATGCAAAAGACATCTGATTGCACTAATGCAGCACCACGATGTCTGCCAGAACTTCCTCCCAAAGTCCCTGGTCCTCATCTAGAGGCCACTGCTTCCTGACCATAGCCACTCCTTAATGCGTCGGTGCACAGAGTGAGGAACACTTCCCTCTGCAGTTTGCTCCCAAACGCTTAATTGATAATTCCAGGAGACCCTAGGCTCAACTGTCCATGACTCCTGAGCAAGGCAACGGGAAACTCAGTTAATATTTTACTTGCCCTCCCTCAAATCTCCTGCAGGTATCTGCAGTGCCAATACCTCGCTCAACTTCACAACCACCCCACCCAGAAGAAAATAACTGCTTAGTAAGGACGTTTAGCTTGTGTAAATGAACAATAGCTCTATCAATGCAGTTAAGAGGATATACCACAAACTTGCTCAGTATTGTAAAGTTGTCAACTGTTCCGTCACCTCCTTTTCCATCCCGGGAACAGATTAAGAAGGATTAAGATCAAGCTATGCATCTGCACTTCAAGTGCACGTTGGTTCCTTAAATATTCTTTACAGAAATCCAAACAGTCTGAGTTAACCCCAGCTCTCGTGATTCCTAGTTTCCTgcttgtcatagagtcatagaacagcatagcacagaaacaggcccttcggcccatctagtccatgttgaactattatttcacctgctcccattgacctgcacctgggccatGGCTCACCATACTGCTCCTGTCCTGTGCAAAGAATATTTACAGCAGATCAAAGAACGTTAGAATCGAGAGGAAGACTATTTGCTTCACCATATCATCTCTAACAATCCATCCCATGAGCTCTACCCTCTTTGGGACAACAACAAAGCCCAGGAAATTGTTTCCTTCTTAAATCTATGCCCAATTTATAAGCAGGTGCCAATCTTATTTAATAGTTGAAAATTTACAAATTGAACCCCACTAATGTGTTCAACTTTGCCACAAGCTCTAGAGCCAGGAGTCAGGTGGACTCAGGAGTAGAAGAGTGACAAGTCCACACATCGAAGGTTTAAAACAGAGGTCTCAATAACATGACAAGATCCAACAGGAGATGGGAATAGGGAATTGAGCTCTTGATGTTTGTGGCAGACCTTTGAATCTTTTCCAGACCAGTGCTTAATTAAGTGGAATTGCTGATCGGAGAGGTCTTTTGTGTGAGGTCTTCTCTTATGATCTCCTGCTCTGGTGGTATTGTGAGTGAGCTGTAATCCCCATTCATATAGGACGAAACCACACCACGTTAAGCCAGTGCTTCAATGCACGCATTACAATGGTGGACAGTGGAACATTATAACAGTGTGACAATTCCCttccccccaaccccctcccccaccctccaaaGCCACATAATCAGATGAAGGAACAATGTGTGAAGTGGCAGCTCTCAATCTATCTGCAACAACCAACATGAGAAAGAACAAACGAGAGACATCAGTAGCTTAACTGTGTTCAAATTTACACCACTCACACTTCAGACTGAGTGTCCGGGGCCAAGATGTTTGGCAGGTTGTACATTAAAATCAGACCAAAAGCAGACTGCTTGTTTGAACATATGTTGTTGAGTCTTGCAAGTTGTCTGTCCACTTAGACCAGATCTCTTAGTTCCTCTGACTGTAGTTACACACATACAGCAAATCTGCAAGTGAGCTATCCTTCTCTTCTCCCATGTATTGCTCAAACGATTTTAACCGGAAAACTCCTGTTGCAACCTTTTGGGAGTTAGCACTTGACTACTTCTGAAAGAAATTCAAGATGATCTCCCAGGCTTGTCGCTCATTTTGGGGCTTAGATCTGTGGTAGAAACTTAACCACAGGGGGGCACAAACCACAAATCCGGCACTGACCAACCTTGTGGGGGTCACtgctgagggagggggagaagtctTTCTCGGGTTGTGCTGGTAAACAAAGTAGCACATTTTGAATATGAGGGGGTTTGTAGCCAGGAGGGGAGGTGACCGTGAAATTGGGAAGAAGGTGGTGAAGAGAGGTTTGGAGAGAAGATCCCAGAACTTGGGAGCTCAAGCAGAAGACGTATGGTGGGCCGTAGAGAACAGGAGAAGAGCTGTGATCCCAGAGGACAAAAGTACGGGAGGTTGGAGAGATGAGGAGTGGGAGGTGTatttggagggggaagggaggcaggacCAAgcgcgggggggggggtcacaaggatgtttccaggcaGGAGTTCCGTCGGATATAATACCTGTGGCCATCCCCGTCTCGGCCCTGACAGGAACGGTGGACGATGAGCACGGGGAAGAAGCGGGCGTCGTGGTAGTTGGGTGGGCTGTCGCTGATGGCCAGCTGGCTGGAGTAGGAGCGGCACTGGTCGTCGCGGGAGCGCTCGTTGAGGTTGCTGCTGCGGCTCCGCCACAGGCCCGTGCGGCCAGAGCCATGCACCCGGCACAGCGAGAAGCGGCTGGTGTCCAGCGAGAAGCGCGAGTGGCTGCGGCCCACGTTGCGGGAGAAGATGGAGGAGCTGCTGGAGCGGCCATCGCAGTCGGTGCGCACGATGCCGCAGGTCGAGTAGCCGTTGCAGATGGAGAGTGAGGCCAGGTCCATCAGTACGGCCTCCGAGTAGCTGGGGATGAGCTGGCGGTTGCTACGGATGTGCCACTCCAGCTCGGTGCTGTCCACTGTGCCCACCCGGGCCACGGGCGAGCACAGTCCCGCCTCGTCACTCGGAGTGGCCGCTGCCGCCGTGTATTCCAGGCCGAAGAGCTTCTCCACATGGTAATGCACGTAGGCAGTCTGGTACTCGACCAGGACCCGGAGGGGCCACGACAGCATCAGCAGGCCGGCTGCCCAGAAGGCGTAGTGGGTGATGTACCAGGGCAGGCGGTCGGGATTGGCATACACCATCATGTAGTCCTTGAAGTCCACATTCTTAAGCTGCATGCCCTCGCGGGCCTCCATGTAATCGTCCAGCCCCTCGACCTCGCTGAAGAAGTGCGCCCGCTGGTTCAGGTAGCAGTTCTCTGACTCAGTGTTGGCAAAGCTGAAGCACTTGGTGAAGCGTAGCCGGGTGGCCGGATGACGCTCCAGGCCCAGCAGCTGCTTGGAGACGTCGCGCACGCCGCAGCGGCCGTACTCGAACTCGGCCTCGGCCACGTGCGTGTTGACCCGCTCGTGGTAGACCTGGGTGGTGGTGTAGGCGTCGCCGTTGCGGTAGCGGGTGACCTGGCGGGTGCGGCGTACGAAGTGGTAGCTGATGGCCTTCCACCAGATGCAGGGGGTTGCCCGCTGCATGCGGCCGATGCGCTCGTACACGCTGTCGATGTCCGCCTTGTGCTGCAGCTCGCTGCGGGCGTGGCAGTGCCAGCACTCCACCAGGTAGACCATGTAGAGCATCGCCAGGAAGGCCAGTGGGATGTACACGTAACCGTTGGAGCAGGGGCTGTCATGGTAGATCATGGATTTGCCCTTCAGGGAGCTGTCAAAGCTGAGTTTGGTGACCCGAGTTAGCTGACACCAGGCTACGGCCCCCAGACAGCCATACATCAGGAGCGAGAGGATCAGACACTTCCAGTGTGACTCCCTGCACACAGACGTACTCAGCGACTGCTTGGTTGGTGTCTGCTGCTTGTGGTCCATCCAGGAAGCAAGTGGAAACAAGAAATGGAGAATTATTAAGGTGGTTGGGAGCAAGACATGCATCACCTCAAGCCCACATTCTATTTCCAAGGGCACTTAGGGAAAATGCATTCTATCTCTGAACTCCATCTGTTCTCCAACCATAGGGAGCCCTCTAAAGTCAGTACCCTCATTTTATCTCCTGTCTCTCCACATGATCCTTCATTTTATTCACCCCAGTAACCCACCGTACTGTAGAATTGCAGACCTTTCAAAGTCTGCTGCATTGTGGAGTCATTCCACTAAAATCTCCCACAGGCCTGGTGATGGCCCTATTTGATTTGTTGGTTGTTACCCTAACTTCGCAGGTGGCCCATTCCCCAGGAACATTACACACTTAAACAAAGATAACATTAACAAGGCCCTCAACACTGAATCCAAATTGTTTGCCCTAAACCTGACAACACATGGTCACGCGAATTTTGCATTTGCAATCCAACATCACGTGCTGAATTAGGAATACAAAATACTGCCAGAATCATTCagtagattaggcagcatctgtgcagagagaAATAGATAATGGTTAGGTTCAGTGATACACTTCCTCTGATTatccctcacagtcccctgagaTGATGAAGTCAAAGGTGGAAACCTCTGGCTAGTTTGGGTTCCCTATTAAAGAACCCTGGGTAacggggtggagatgcgtctctaccacaggaggtgtaaggcgacccttctctccgctagcctgcaggtaaGGTAGCCAGGTAGCCcctggatcagggtcacgtgaagtcatgagaggaggaggtggagggttgtatgagcggctggtgcatatcacaagtccactgaccccaggcagacaatctctgaagagtattgataatggctgggtttacccatcttgcaaagacactgcccagaaagaggagatggcaaagcacttctgtagagaaatttgctaagaacaatcatggtcaaagatcaTGTTTGCCCACGTCACACAATATGGCCAATAATGAATGGAGGAATTAAAAAAACCCACCAACTCATGCAGGCTACTCTAGAATGAAGCATCCCTGTGAGAACAAGAGTCTTGCAACACTAAGTCCTTGTCAGCCATACAGACTGAAAGGTATTGTGATCACCAAGTTCCTTACACATGTGCAATGTGTAGGCAGAAAGGACTAGTTTGGCTAGGCACTAGTTACCAGCTAATTAATTCAGCACGATAttggggccaaagggcccatttctgtgctttactgttctacgttctggtTTGCGAAGGTAGTCTCAGGAAACCTCACACCTCTGCGGGGTCTCTGAACTCCTGACATCCGCTAACAAAAGGAGACATGGGAGGAGAATGTTGTGAGTGGTCCTGCTTGGGGTTGAGACCTGGCTCAGGAACGAGGGGTGGTATGTAATTAGATTCTGTCGGCTGTCCGTTCCAAGGGCTACGATGGCTGATGTGGAACTGGGAGCGGACATGAACTCCCTAACGAGACGCTGCCCGCGCATCGGTTAGGGCATTTCTTTACTCATGTTCCGGGAATCTCAACAGCAGCAAGCACTGACTCTCGAGGATGGGAATGCATAGAACACTTCCTGCCATGTATAACCTGTTAAATTGGGTTGTAGAAGTGTTATTTTCCTTgcagtttaactttcctatgcttgcttgtattttttaTATAATCATCTATATGCAttataattgttcagtgaattttccagcaattatGATTTGGTTGCTTCTCTATTTTTCTCGAACTTCTGTAACAAGTGTCACATcgcttgaatctggctattttataggttGCTTGTTGTTTCTGGATTATTGTTATCTCTTGTCTGAGtatgagatttatttatttattgggacacaacatggaatgggcccttctggcccttcgagccatgtcaCCCAacgatcccctgatttaaccccagcctaatcactggacaatttacaatgacaatttacaatctttggattgtggccaggaaaccggagcaccctgaggaaacccacacggtcacggggagaacgttcaaactccttaaagacagggCTGGGGATTGAGCCCAGGCTGCCTGTGCTGTAAAAAGTTGTGTTAACAGActggttctgcttgctgctttGTGAGGTTTATttatctctgcgctgaactgataCTGTGGCCTGTGGCTAACGGGCTCCTTAattggcttcatggctgtgggtTCGCTTTcgcgaacttcagttctgaatggtaCTTGCTCACTTTTATTGtctgcacgatttgtttttttttcctgcacactgggtgtttgacagtcttttttaatgggttctattagtTTTTGATTTGTGGCTGCCCTGTAAGGGgacgaatctcatggttgtagatggtctacattctttgataataaatatactttcaaCCTTGTTctgttccctctgctcctcttcCTTTGCTCATTCTTCGTTCTTGCTCAGCAAAATTTCTCATTCTTGACCCCTGAAGAACTTTAGAATTGCAAAAGCATCAGCATCCAACAAACCCACCAAGAGCAAACATTGGTCCCAAAGAGATGGTGGTCATTTGCCTGTTGACAGCATGTTGGATTTGTTGCATTCAATGCATTGAAATGATCGCATCTTTAGTGTCTGTGCTCTTGAGGGTTCCTGTCGTAGTACCGTGCAGAGTGAGCAGAGTGAAATGCAGGAGTCACAAAGAGCTCTAAAAAGTGAGGCCGGTCATAAAAGACTCCACTTAGGAATCatgcagtcccatacacacacagtactgtgcaaaagtctcaggcagccTTATATATacagctaaggtgcctaagacttctgcgcagtactgtatttgtcagccTGGAGTGGAATGCAAATTTGTATCTCCGGCGGGAGCAAAGgaggttgggaatggtgagggtagagcgctgcggaaggggtgtgggacaggtggcagagaacgaGTGTCAAGGGCAAGAAGTGGCGttggtgcagacacatccagctctgagacaccaggcaaggttatttgattccaaatgaatggtttattaatcattacagaatgcatctctggtgctttctgctcctttccctctctcttccccttttcccaacaatgattctcctttcctgcccccttcccactctcagtccacaacagagacccagatcagaatcaggtttatcatcactcacatatgtcgtgaaattcgtttttatttgtggcatcagtacaatgcaatacataaaattactacagtactatgctaaagtcttatgcaccctagctatatgtgtgtacctaagacttttgcacagttctctaTGTTCAAGTACATCACAAATGATGTCACATCTATATTACATTGCACCATACTTTTAAAGAAAAGTGAAATTAACTCATTTTACAAATGCATGGATTAAAATTGTGATCTCTAAATTCTTTTTGACCTTTATAATGATACTGGTGTGGCTTTTATAGATCCAGGAGAGTCGACAGATGTTGGAGCATTATCCATCAATTGTAGTCACAAAAGGTCAATTTCTTTGGTTGCAGCTTGAGTCCATATTAATAATTGTTAGAACCACCTCAGTAGCATACTTAAACTTACAATCATCCTCACTATAATGTTGGGCATTTTACACAGAAAGTATCCTTACTGGACATCTCTGACCTTTACATTCTTGGAACCAAATACTTCCGCAGTCTCTCTGATATCTCCAAACTCTCTGATGGTTACTCGTCTTTGAACTGCTTGGTGGTCTAGTCTCATGAACTCTGTACTGGAATCTGAATCTCCATTGCTTTTTGGCATGTATTGTGATGTTTAACTTGTTTCAACTGCCTTCCCTTCACCTCACCCTCCAGGTTCAGCTTAACCAGACTCCAATGTGTCCTAAGTCTTCTGAATTAGTGTGTCTGCAGGGATGTACCATCTAGGGCAGTGAATCGTTCATCTGTATCTCAGAaggaaatcaatgagaagatacTCAATTTATCTTCCCTAACTTGCTTCCTTAGTGTATCTTTCATGACACATACTGATCTTGAGATTAGATATTATGGCGAGGTGACTCCATTTCATTTTAGAAACTGCACAAGTATTAAAAACAACACTGCAATTGTGGACTATTACTCAACATTGGAAGGCCATGTGTTGAAAAAATTGGTTTAATTTCTACAATTGTCAGTGATGGTGCAAGACCCACCTATTTTAcctcaaaatatttaaaataggtGTCCACCAACACCAGGAAATCAGCCATGTTTTCCTCACCTTTCCTTTCATCACAggaggtcctttggcccattgtCAATGTGGGTTTTCAGAGCGGTCCCAGCCATTCCCTCCCCCAACTATTTTATGTAACCAATTCTCTCTTACTCAATTATCaactccccctcattctccttcaccCCACCTGCACAAAGAGCCATTTTCAATGAACAATGAACTTACATCTTTGTGATATGGAAGGAACCTGTGAAAAACTCATGGGGTCCTGGGGAGATAaagccataagacagaggagcagaattagggcacatgacccactgagtctgttccaccgttccatcatgactctcaaccccattctcctgtcctctccctgtaacctttgacaccctgactgatcaagaacctatcaacctccactttaaatatacctactgACTTGCCTCCatagccaactgtggcaatgaattccagattcaccacccccttgcgaaagaaattcctccccatctctggttGGAAGAGACATTTTAGTATttagaggctgtgtcctctggtccaaaaCTCTCCCAATGTTCGATAGGGTTCAGTGAGAACCCCTTCAGCCAGTGAGTgaaggctcagagccatcaaatgctccttctgTTCCcgggattattcttgtgaacctcctcggcaccctctccaacgccagcacatcctttcttagataatgtgCCCAGATTTCATAAACTCCAGAAAACAGCACCCATGAGTATTACCACAGATAGTGTAACTGTCTCATAATGAAAGTGTCATTAAGTTTTAATTCCTTAAGCCAATCTTTCCTAAACAGAGTTTATCTGTCTGCATAATTGGCCACTGCAACTGTCAACCATGCTTTCTGACCATAGTGTGAATCTATACATTGTATCTGATTTGGAGATATCCTCTTTAGTGTTTCAGGAGAATATATCTTCAGATTTAATTTGCTTTTTCCTACTGGTACTCTTCTGCACCTCTTAATGTACATACATCTGCCTACAATCTTGCAGTCAACAATTCTATTGATGCTTACATTGACATATGGGCCACTAACTTCGTCTAGTTTTAAAATCACTGTTTTCCATTATTACTGAAAATAAGATGCAtgcttttgaactttgatcatcaGCAGGCTCATCAGGTTTATATAATACAAGCCtcttctttgtaactgcctgtTATCGTTGTTTCCCTGCTTACGCTCCTACGCGGGAAACTTCCTCTTCATAGGCCCATCACccttactggggcataggccgctGACAGCAGCTCACAAGAGTCATCTGTCCTGGGCcattctttcaagttgtccccaggtgtagtccatcttcttgaaccttcctttcccagggatgaggtccctGGAGTTTCTGTTGGCGTTTCTGCAGCTCTGGGTTTTTTATGGGGTGGGGTTGCTAGGCCCGAGCCCAACCTTCCTCCTTTTGCATCCATGGTGGAAACTCTGCACCATTAATTTTGCAGTTTGTTAATTAATCCAATATCAGGGCACACTGGTGGTGCTGTGATTAAAATATTTGACTGGCAATCCATTAAGCATGGGCTTAACATTCCAGAAACTGGGATTCAAATCCCACCATAATAGGTGTAGAATTTCACGTGAGTTCACTTTTGTACTGAGGGCAGTGCAATGGTGCAACTGGCAAAGCTACTGCTTCATGgctccagccaccaggctccaATCCCGACCATCAACGCTAGTTTGCGCGTCACATTCTCCATGCGACCTCGTGGGTGCTCCCTGCCAGCCCAAGGGGGTGTGGGCTGGTGGGTTAATTAGTCACCTAATGTCTCAGTGACCagaagagttgatgggaatgtggggagaatgaaaaGGGATCGATGTAGGATGCTTCATTTTCGACACAGACTTAGTGCTGATGGGCCTCTTTATGTGCATACCTTTCCATGGCCAGTCTTCCCTGCATGGTTTGCACTATTCCAGCTGCCAGGTTTCCCAGTTCCCATACCTTTTTGTGCCAAAAAGGCAGATTTGCTGTTGGAGCTCCTGCCATCGAACTGTGCACCACATTCACGGTGATATTAGGCGCCAGCTGAAATCCTGTGTCATTTCTGAAGCAATCTCCCATGATTTTCCACACCTGATCACATATTAAGTCTTGCATCTTGCATATTCAATAATTTGTCTATCTGTTAATCTTAACTTGCAGGCTTTCGATGAGAAATGAGTCAAAATGACGCAACATTTTTAACAACACTTGATCAACACTCATAATTTCCTGACTTTTAGTTTCTGATTATAACTCTGTAATTTTCTGTGATCTCTAAGGGTGCTAGTTCAGAAGAGTTTCATAACCTCATCGAATGAAACATCTCTGACTTTGTGCAACATCAGGAGTCTATTAAAGTGGCGTCTGTATTCTCACCTTGTTCCATCAGTATTACTATTATCATTACCCAAAGTTCTCACGTTGAGCAGTGTCATTTCACCCTTGCCCTCCATTTCAACACTGGTTACCCTGCAAAGTCAGTTCCACATAACTGAAAGTCTCCGTCACTTCAAGGTTACTGATGAAGCTAGACCAGGtctgagctacacacacaaaatgctggaggaactcagcaggtcgggtagcatccatggaaaggaatacagtaaagagttgatgttttgggccgagacccttcctcaggactcagGTCTGAGCAGCCAGTTTGCACCATTGCTGTTTCAACTGCAAGGCTTAACTCGACAATCTTATGTGCTTTTATTTCTCTGATATCTGAGTCTGAGCTTGTATTGTGTTGCTTCTGCTGCCTAACGAATCGCGGTGATCACCCTACCACTACAAACACAGTCAATAATTTGTCCCTTTCCAACATcaccattatgtgccgtgtcatatgacatgggcgatcatggtctaccCACGA is a genomic window containing:
- the LOC140193252 gene encoding transmembrane protein 151B, which translates into the protein MQPQRTSTVPSTENGVPGPGEEASEEVREESFLVFTPDPGFHSFLAFTPEPGFHSFLVFTPDPGLNLILEFTPDPRFHSFLVFTPDLRLNLFLVLTPDPGLNLFLVLTPDLGFHSFLVFTPDLGFHSFLVFTPDSGQNLFLVLTPDPGFHLFLVPSYNRSSRVHCQVHRCEWEGGRKGESLLGKGEERGKGAESTRDQQTPTKQSLSTSVCRESHWKCLILSLLMYGCLGAVAWCQLTRVTKLSFDSSLKGKSMIYHDSPCSNGYVYIPLAFLAMLYMVYLVECWHCHARSELQHKADIDSVYERIGRMQRATPCIWWKAISYHFVRRTRQVTRYRNGDAYTTTQVYHERVNTHVAEAEFEYGRCGVRDVSKQLLGLERHPATRLRFTKCFSFANTESENCYLNQRAHFFSEVEGLDDYMEAREGMQLKNVDFKDYMMVYANPDRLPWYITHYAFWAAGLLMLSWPLRVLVEYQTAYVHYHVEKLFGLEYTAAAATPSDEAGLCSPVARVGTVDSTELEWHIRSNRQLIPSYSEAVLMDLASLSICNGYSTCGIVRTDCDGRSSSSSIFSRNVGRSHSRFSLDTSRFSLCRVHGSGRTGLWRSRSSNLNERSRDDQCRSYSSQLAISDSPPNYHDARFFPVLIVHRSCQGRDGDGHRYYIRRNSCLETSL